CCGAGGGGATATCGGTTTGAGAAGGTGGTGGAATCCCTCCTCGTGGCCAAAGAGAAAGGGATCTATACGGCGATCAACCTCCTGGTCTTTCCCGGATTCACCGACCGGGAGGAGGAGCTGGAAGGACTGATCCAACTGGTCAGAAAGACCGATCTCGATCTCATCCAGTTGCGCAATCTGAATATCGACCCCGACCTCTACCTTCGGGCGATGGGAGAGGGAACGGGCATCGGGATCCCGAAGATGGTTAAGGTTCTCAAAAGGGAGTTTCCCCGCCTCCGGTTCGGCTATTTCAACCGGACCAAGGAACGATTCGATACCCCTCCTTAAGGTTTCTCCGCGATCAGACTGGCGACGGCCTTCTTTCTCCCGCCCTCCTTAAAGATTCCCTCACGGTAATAGAGGATGCGGAAGTCCGTGAAAAGCCGGAGCAGTTCGTTGGGCTTGAGGAAGTACCGTAGCTGTTTTGGGCCTGCGGTGCCGATCTTTCTCTGTTCGAGGAGGTAGGTCTCGAAGATGACCCGACCGCCCTTTTTCAGCCCCTTTTTGATCCTCGGGATGAGCCTCCGGTTGAGGAAATAGAAGTTGGCGATGAGGTCGTAGCCTTCTTTTTCGATCGGATAGACGTTTAGGTCCGCGCACGTGGTGTGGATTTTCACCCCCGCCTCTTTTGCAAGCCTTCTCGCCTTCTTTAAACCGACCTCGGAGATATCCACCGCCTCCACCTCAAAACCCTTCTTTGCCAAAAAGACGGCGTTTCTTCCCTCTCCGGAGGCGAGGTCAAGGGCTCTGCCTCCTTTGGGGAGGTAGCGAAGGTGCCTCTTCAAGAAAGGGTTTGGGGCTTTTCCGAAGGCGTAACCTTTCTTAGAAAACCTTTCGTCCCAGCGCCTCAGGTCTGATTTCATCAGGAACCTCCCTCAAACCCTACCATGGAATTTCCGGAGGGTCAAATCGCCCTGACCTTCCCCTTTTCGTCCATGTTGACGCTTACCACATTAAGTGATAGGGTTAAAGGGGAAGGCGGGCCGTAAGAGATAGGGGATCAAAGGGAATGAGTTAGTTAGACCTCGAAATCAGAGGAAAGAGAAAGGGGGGATTTCAAAGATGGGGGAGAAAGAAGGAACCCGGGGGCTTCAACTTCGATTGATCGAGGCCATCACGCGGGCACAGGCCAATTTCATCACCGGCGTTGACTTCCGCGAGGTTTCCGAATCCCTCCTTTCCGATATTCTCGATTTGACCGAGAGTGAATACGGTTTCATCGGCGAGGTCCTTTATACCACCGAGGGAAAACCTTTCCTCAAGGTTCACGCCATCACTAATATCAGCTGGGATGAAAAAACCCGGACCTTTTATGAGCAAAAGGCCCCCGGGGGGATGGAGTTCTTTAATCTCAAGACCCTTTTTGGCGAAGTGATCACAACCGGTGAACCGGTCATCTCCAACGACCCTGCCGCAGACCCAAGGCGAGGAGGCACCCCCGAAGGACATCCTACCCTAAGGGCATTTTTAGGCCTTCCCATCGAGGTGGGGAAGAGGCTTGTCGGGGTGGCCGGCGTTGCCAACCGCCCAGGTGGGTACGACCTGAAGATCGTCCATTTTTTACAGCCCTTATTGAATACCATCGGACAGCTCATCGAAGCGAAGCGCAGCAGCATCGAGCGGACGAAGATCGAGGGGGATCTTCGAAGGGCGTTGGCCGAGCTGTCGGCCATCCATCAGAATGCCCCCATCCTGATGTTGGTGGTCGATCCGGAGCGACGGGTGCGAAAGGTCAACGGCGCTGTCTCCCTCTTTACAGGGCTTGGAGAAGAGGAGATGATCGATCGTCGTGAGGGAGAGGCCTTGCGCTGCCTTCACCACCTCGACGATCCCCAGGGATGCGGCTTCGGGCCTGAATGTACCACCTGTGGGATCCGCCTGGCCATCGAAGAGACCTTTTCAACGGGAAGAAGTTTGAGAAATGTGGAGGTATGGATCCCTTATGCCAGGGGCGAGGAGGTGGGGAGGGCGTGTTTTCTGGTCAACACGGCCCATTTGAAGGTGGACCCCGACGAAAGGGTGCTGATCTGCCTTCAGGACATCTCGGATCTTAAACGGACCGAGGCCGAACTCAGACTTTCTGAAGAGAAGGCGTTCAAGGCCTTTCAAGCAAGCCCTGCCTGGCTGGTCATCAGCTCCCTCGAAGAGGGGCGCTATCTCGAGGTCAACGAGGCCTTCCTCAGAAGCACAGGGTTCACCCGCGAAGAGGTCATCGGTCGGTCTGCCCTTGAACTTAATATATGGGCCGATCCCGGAGAACGGGCAGGTCTCGTCTCTGAATTGAAGGAAAGAGGGTCGGTGAGAGGCAGGGAGGTGACCCTTCGAAGAAAGTCCGGGGAACCCATAAATGTCCTTCTCTCGGCCGAGATCATCGAGATCGGCGGGGTGAAGTATATGCTATCGGCCTCCCTCGACATCACGGAGCGCAGGAGACAGGAAGAGGCGCCGAGGAGGTCGGAGGAGAGATATCGGACCCTGGTAGAAGGATCCATAGATGCCATCGCCCTCTTGGATCCGGAGAGACGGATCCTCTCCTGCAATCAGGCCTTCTGTCAGCTCTTTGGTTATGAACGGCAAGAGGTGGAGGGGAGGTCGATCCGGATCGTCCATCGATCCGATGAGAGCTTTCGTTCTTTCGGCGAACTGGCTTACCCTGTTATTAAAGAAAAGGGGAGTTTCAGAGGAGAGTGGACCTTTGTGCGGAAGGATGGGGCGGAGATCGAAGCGGAGGTGGTTTTATCCACTCTTCGATCTCCAGAGGGTTCCATCGCCGGATATGTCAGCATTTCGAGAGACATGACCGAGCGAAAACGAGCCGAGCAGGAGAGGGCAATCCTCCAAGAACAGCTCCGCCAGTCGCAGAAGATGGAGGCCATCGGGAGGCTCGCGGGCGGGATCGCCCACGATTTTAACAATATCCTCACGGTCATCAAAGGGTCCTGTCAGCTCTCCCTTCTCGGACTCCATGAAAAGGATCCTCTTTATGTTCACCTCAAAGAG
This sequence is a window from Thermodesulfobacteriota bacterium. Protein-coding genes within it:
- a CDS encoding methyltransferase domain-containing protein; the encoded protein is MKSDLRRWDERFSKKGYAFGKAPNPFLKRHLRYLPKGGRALDLASGEGRNAVFLAKKGFEVEAVDISEVGLKKARRLAKEAGVKIHTTCADLNVYPIEKEGYDLIANFYFLNRRLIPRIKKGLKKGGRVIFETYLLEQRKIGTAGPKQLRYFLKPNELLRLFTDFRILYYREGIFKEGGRKKAVASLIAEKP
- a CDS encoding PAS domain S-box protein, whose translation is MGEKEGTRGLQLRLIEAITRAQANFITGVDFREVSESLLSDILDLTESEYGFIGEVLYTTEGKPFLKVHAITNISWDEKTRTFYEQKAPGGMEFFNLKTLFGEVITTGEPVISNDPAADPRRGGTPEGHPTLRAFLGLPIEVGKRLVGVAGVANRPGGYDLKIVHFLQPLLNTIGQLIEAKRSSIERTKIEGDLRRALAELSAIHQNAPILMLVVDPERRVRKVNGAVSLFTGLGEEEMIDRREGEALRCLHHLDDPQGCGFGPECTTCGIRLAIEETFSTGRSLRNVEVWIPYARGEEVGRACFLVNTAHLKVDPDERVLICLQDISDLKRTEAELRLSEEKAFKAFQASPAWLVISSLEEGRYLEVNEAFLRSTGFTREEVIGRSALELNIWADPGERAGLVSELKERGSVRGREVTLRRKSGEPINVLLSAEIIEIGGVKYMLSASLDITERRRQEEAPRRSEERYRTLVEGSIDAIALLDPERRILSCNQAFCQLFGYERQEVEGRSIRIVHRSDESFRSFGELAYPVIKEKGSFRGEWTFVRKDGAEIEAEVVLSTLRSPEGSIAGYVSISRDMTERKRAEQERAILQEQLRQSQKMEAIGRLAGGIAHDFNNILTVIKGSCQLSLLGLHEKDPLYVHLKEIEQSADRAADLIRQLLAFSRKQVLEPRVLDLNGIVKNLEKMLRRILGEDIELVTFLGEEIGRVKVDPGQMEQAIINLAVNARDAMPKGGKLTIETADIELDEDYAKRHVGVIPGAYVMLSISDTGIGMTPEIQERIFEPFFTTKERGKGTGLGLSTVYGIVKQSGGNIWVYSEPGRGTTFKIYLPRVEGPLEERREEASSEVSRGSETILVIEDEEIVRKLAVRLLKRQGYNVLEAPDGGKAFMLCESYREPIHLILSDVVMPGVSGRELVERLQ